DNA from Thioclava sp. GXIMD2076:
CATTGGGGCGCGATATTTCTCTGGTGACATGGGATGACGGGCTGTCCTTCGTGACCAACCGCGGCCTGAACCCGATCTATACCGCAATGAAATCTCCGGTCCGCGAGGCGGGCCAGCGCGCCGCACAGATGCTGATCGACCGGATCGAGACGCCCGATATCGCGCAGACCCCACTTCTTCTGGAGCCCGCCCTGCTCATGGGCCAGTCCCTTGGCCCGCTGAAAATGTGAGAGCGGTCAGGTGTACCCTGCCCTTGCCCAAGCCCTCGGGCCAATCTATCAGGGAGACCGAGCACTGTGGAGGAGACAGAGATGACCATGACCAGCCGCTATACCCTACTGGCCGATATCGGCGGGACCAATACACGGGTCGCTCTGGCACAAGGTGCGCAGCTGGTGCCTGCCTCCATCGCGCGTTTCCCCAATAAAGGGCGCGCCACGCTCGAGGAAATCATTCGCGAATACATGGTGGCCGAACGGATCAGTGATCTGGTGGGTGTCTGCGTGGCCGTGGCAGGTCCGGTGTCCGTTGACGGGACCCATGCGCGGATGACCAATCTCGACTGGACGATCCGTGCGGAGGCGCTGGCCGAGGTGACGGGTGCGGCGCATGTATCGCTGCTCAACGATCTGCAGGCACAGGGCCACGCACTCGCCGGGCTCTCGCCGGAAGTGCTGCGCGAGGTGCAGGCGGGCGAACCCGCGCCTGCCTTGTCGCCCAAGCTGGTGGTCGGTGTCGGGACCGGTTTCAATGCGGCTCCCGTCCATCACGCGCCCGGCGGGCTGATGGTTGTGCCTGCCTCGGAATGCGGCCATATCACCATGCCCGTCCGCTCCGAGATCCACACCGAGGTCAAGCGCTATTTCGAGCGTAAACACCGCTTTGCGAGCGTCGAACATGCCTGTGCGGGTCGGGGCCTCGAGCGAATCTATGCGTTCGTGACCGGGCGCGAGGACGCCACCGTAACCGGCGAAGAGATTCTTTCGCTAATGCACGGTAAAGATGAGGACGCTCTGAAGGCGGCCCAGATCTTCGTAACTCTCCTTGGGGGTGCATTGGGCGATCTGGCCCTAACCCATCTTCCATTTGGCGGAATTTATTTGATCGGGGGGGCGGCGCGCGCGGTCGAGCCTTGGCTCGAACAGATGAATTTCAGGCAAGCCTTTATGGATAAAGGATCTTTCTCTGATTACATGACGAAATTCCCGATCCATGTAGTTGAGGATGACTTCGCCGCACTCGCGGGATGCGCGAATTATATCGCCACCCACAAGCTCGGTCTGTCGTAAACCTCTCACGGCCCCTGCGCCGTCAAGTCTATGTTAATAGACCTGCGCTAAACCCGTTTCATTACCGAATGAAAGGGGAACTAGGTGCAGTTTTCTCACTCAGACATCCCTGGGGGCAGCCAATGACGGTTTTGCCTCTGGACCCGAAGCTGGACCTGACCAAGGTCGCGGCTCTTACAGATACCATCCGCTCCCATAAAGGCAGCGATCTGGTGATTGACGCGACAGAAGTGACCCATCTGGGGGCCCTTGGCCTGCAGGTGCTAGTCTCTGCCGCAAAGAGCTGGCGTGACAGCGGTCACTCGCTGACGATTTCGCCCCGCTCCGAAGCCTTCGATGAAGCGCTTGGGCTCTACGGGGTTTCCCTCGACGATTTACAATCCACGGAGGCCGCATGAGCCTGACAGTTCTGGCCGTCGATGACAGCCGCACCATTCGCGACATGCTCAAACTTGCATTGAAAGACGCGGGCATGGAACTCCACGTTGCCGAAGACGGCGTGCATGGGCTGGAGGTGCTGGAAGGCATCGAACCCGACGCCATCATTTCCGACATCAATATGCCGCGCCTTGACGGTTTCGGCTTCATCGAGGCCGTTCGCGGTCAGGAAAAGCACCGGGCGACCCCGATCCTTGTCCTGACCACCGAATCCGCCCCCGAGCTGAAAGCACGGGCACGTGCCGCAGGGGCCAGCGGCTGGATCGTCAAACCGTTTGATCCGCCGAAGCTGGTCAAGGCATTGCAGATGGTTGCTGGCTAAGGGAGGGATCTATGTCTGATCCGATGGCAGAAATCAGAGCCAGTTTCTTCGTTGAATGCGAGGAATTGCTCGAAAGTCTTCAGGATGCCCTCATCGAAATGGATGAAGGCGCCTATGATAACGAAACGATCAACGTCGTTTTCCGGGCGGTGCATTCCATCAAGGGCGGCGCTGGTGCCTTCGGACTGGACGCGCTCGTCGCTTTTGCACACCGTTATGAAACGGTCATGGACGAGGTCCGCTCCGGAAAATTGCAGCTGTCTCCGGAGGCAGTGAAACAGTTCTTCCAATGCGCCGATTTCCTATCGGATCATGTTCGTGCAGCCCAGGCCGGCGACCCTCCTCCCGAGGGTGCAGAGCAGGCGCTGTGCGAGCTGGAAGCCCTAATGGGAATGGCTCCGGGCGGAGCGACAGAAGAGAGTGAAGAAGTGTCGGCGGACGACTTCCAGCCGATGGGTCTGAGCTTCGATCTGGATCTCGGGACGACCGATGACGTCAGCGAGACCCGCATTGAGATCAAATTCGCGCCCAAAGCGGAACTTTTTGCGTCAGGCAACGAGCCTTTGCATCTCTTCCGTGCGCTTCATGAACTCTGTCCCGAAATCGAAGTCTCTCTCGATCTGGATGCGGTTCCTGCCCTCGATGACCTCAGCCCCGAAATTCCCCACCTTTCGTGGCATGCCGTTCTGACTGGCGATGTAAACGAGATGGATGTTCGCGAGATCTTCGATTTTGTCGAAGATGTTAGCGAGCTCGAGATCCATCAGGACTCTGATGCCGAAAATAGTTTTCTCCCTTTTGCCAATGACGGTGCGGAGGCATCTTTTGACGCCGTCATGAACAGTGATTTCATGGATGCCCCGCACCCCATAGCCGCACCGGCGACTCAGGTCGCACAAGCACCGATGCCGAGCGCCGCAGGCGCGGACATTCCGGCACCGAAGGAAACCGAGGGAGGTGCGGCCAATACAGGCGGCGCGGCCAAACATGGCAGTGATCCATCGCCGACGGTGCGTGTCGATCTCGATCGTATCGACCGGCTGGTGAACCTAGTGGGCGAGCTGGTCATCAACCAGGCCATGCTTGCGCAAAGCGTCGCGGAAGCGGGCCTACCGCCGAACTCGGCAGTCATGACAGGTCTTGAAGCATTCATGATGCTGACGCGTGATATCCAGGACTCGGTGATGATGATCCGCGCCCAGCCCGTCAAACCGCTCTTCCAGCGGATGGGCCGGATCGTGCGCGAATCCTCCGCCGCGATCGGCAAGGATGTGCGTCTGAAAGTCGAAGGTGAAACGACCGAGGTCGACAAGACCGTGATCGAGCGTCTCGCCGATCCGCTGACGCATATGATCCGGAACTCGGTTGACCATGGCCTGGAGACCCCTGACAAGCGCCGCGCGCTTGGCAAACCGGAAGAAGGTGTTATCACACTTTCGGCGCAGCACCGCTCCGGGCGTGTGGTCATCGAGATCGAGGACGACGGTGCAGGCATCAACCGTCCCAAGGTTCTGGCAAAAGCCATCGAGAAAGGTCTTGTCGCACCCGATGCACAGCTGACCGATGCGGAGATCGATAACCTCCTGTTCCTGCCCGGTTTCTCCACGGCAGATCAGGTCTCCGCTCTGTCGGGCCGAGGTGTCGGAATGGATGTGGTGCGCAGTTCGATCCAGTCTTTGGGCGGGCGTATCACCATCCAGTCCGAACCTGGCAAAGGTACGATTTTCTCAATCTCGCTCCCGCTTACGCTCGCTGTTCTGGACGGAATGGTGGTGACGGTCGCTGGCGAGACGCTCGTTGTTCCGCTGAATGCGATCCTTGAGACGCAGACGCTGACCGCCGAGGATCTCCGCAAGCTTGGACCGACAACGAATGTTATCCATGTTCGTGGTGAATTTGTACCCCTCTACGACCTGGGTGCAGAGCTCGGATATCGTGGCGCCAAGAGCAACTACGAAGGCTGTATCGTGTTGCTGACAGCCCAAGAAGACGGCCGCCGCAACGCTCTGATCGTCGATCAGATTATGGAGCAACGTCAGGTAGTGATCAAAGGTCTGCAACAAGCCTATGGCCACATTCCCGGCATTGCCGCCGCAACTATCCTTGGTGACGGTCAGATCGCGCTGATCCTCGACCCCGCCGACCTTGTCCAAAACGCAACCGGCCACACCCGGTCCGACTTTGCTCTAGCAGGATGATAAAGATGACTGACGTAGCATCGACCCAAACCTCGTCCGAAATTGAACTTCTGTCTTTCCGCTTGGCAGACGAAGAATATAGCGTCGACATCATGTCGGTTCGTGAGATCCGTGGCTGGACGCGAGCAACCCCGCTCCCGCACGCACCACCCCATGTCCGAGGTGTTATCAACTTGCGCGGCACCGTTCTGCCGGTCGTTGATCTCTCCATCCGCCTAGGTATGGACCCGGTCGAAGGCGACGCTCGTAACGTGATTATCGTTGTACAGTTCGGCAATCAAACAGCAGGACTTCTCGTACATGCTGTGTCGGACATTCTCTCCATTCCGCGCGAAGAGCTTCAGCCTCCGCCGGATCTCGCTGCGGATCTGTCGCACAGCTTCATCTCTGCTCTAACGATCGTAGAAGGCCGCATGATCCGTGTGCTGGATCTCGCAACTGTTCTGCCTGAAGACACTGCGGAAGCTGCATGAACGCCCTGACCCCAAATATCTCCCAGATGTCACCAAGTGACCGCGAACTCTCCGAGATTGCTGCGATCCTTATGACACATGCAGGGATCGTTCTGGCACCGGGCAAGGGATCAATGGTCCAGTCCCGCCTCCAAAAACGGCTTCGTGCTTTGGGGCTGAGCTCCTATCGCGCCTATATCGATCTGGTAAACAGCGTTGACGGTCTCCCCGAACGGCAGGAAATGATTTCCGCGCTCACAACCAACGTCACCAACTTCTTCCGGGAGAACCATCACTTCGAGACGCTGCAAAAAGAGGCTCTGCCAAAGCTCATTGCCGCGCGCGGAAAACGGCTGCGGATCTGGTCGGCCGGCTGCTCCAACGGGCAAGAAGCCTACTCGATCCTGATGACGGCCGCTGAAACAGTGCGAGAATTCGATCAGTCCGATATCAAGCTTCTGGCGACCGATATTGATCCGGTCATGATACGTCGCGGCACTCAGGGGGTGTACTCGAGCAGTATCCTTGAAGCCGTACCGGCGCTGCTCCAGAAAAAATACTTCCAAGCGGCCGGGGCAGATCAGCAGGTCGTGGATCGCCTACGTAAACGGGCCACATTTCGCGAACTCAATATTCATTCCGATTGGCCCATGAAGGGCCAGTTCGACATCATCTTCTGCCGGAACATGATGATTTACTTTTCCCCTGAGGCGCAAAACCTCCTGTGGAAGCGCTTTGAGAAAATTCTTGCCCCGGGTGGATGGCTGTTTGTCGGACATTCGGAGCGGGTTCCGCTCGATACTGGTAGTAAACTCGTGCCGGCCGGAATCACCACTTATCGACTCCCCGCAGAGGGACAATGAAGGAGGCCACAAATGGCATTGCGAGACCAACTTAAAGTTTTGGTGGTCGATGACATGTCCACGAGCCGCGGCCTGATTTTGCAGGCGCTGGACGCGATGGGTATTCGCCAAGTCGGATATGCTGTCGACGGTCAAGGCGCGATGGGTATTCTGGAAAAGACGCCGGTTCACCTGGTCATCTCCGACTATAACATGCCTGGCATGGATGGGCTGCAGCTGCTCCATGCGATGCGCAAGAACCCGAAGACGCAACGTAGCGGTTTCATCCTGATCACCGGCCGGGCCGATAAGGAAATCATCGAGAACGGCAAAAAGCTGGGAATGAACAACTTCATCAAAAAGCCGTTCCAACCGCAGGACCTTCGTAACTGCATCGAGGCGGTCGTGGGGCGCCTATGATTGTAAGCACCGCACAGGAAACAATCCCGCCAAAGCATCAAGACCTGCCTCTTGATGCGCTGGCCGCCCGCGTGGGGGACGAGCTCGAGACACTGGCTCGCCTCTCCGCCGACGTCCAGAAAGCGATTTCAGCCTGCGAATTCGCGGAACATACGCAGGCCGAAGCGATCCGTGGTATGCAGGGTATCGACCGGATCACTCAGTCCCTAGAGGATCTAGGCCGCCTCATGGCTGCGGTTTCGGGAGAGATGCCCCAAGGTGTGAAACTGCATGCCGTTCCGATCCTCTCGCGCCTTCGCCTGCATGAACTCATCACGAATTTGAACCCTGCGGAAGAGCGGATAGTGCTGAGCCATGATGAAGCGGATGGGGAGATTGAATGGTTCTAAGCGGGTTACCCGCTCAGAACCTGACAAATCATCTGGTTTTGTTGAGTGCCTGCGCGAGCGCGGAGCCCAATGCACTATTGGTACCGGACACGGCAGAAGCCCCGGTTCCGCTTTTTTTATGCTGCAATGATTTCGACTGACCTTTTGATGCAGGACCTCGGCTCGGCTCGGGCCGCTCGGTCTTTCCATCTCGACGCATCGAGAGCCCGATGCGCTTGCGCGGCACATCAACTTCCGTCACCACGACTTTGACCACATCACCCGCTTTGACGACCTCATGCGGGTCCTTGACAAAACGGTCCGCCAATTGGCTCACATGGACAAGCCCATCCTGATGGACGCCGATATCGACAAAGGCCCCGAAAGCCGCGACATTGGTTATGGTTCCCTCAAGACGCATACCGGGACGAAGATCGGATATCTCTTCCACCCCTTCGGTAAAGCTTGCAGTTTTGAAATCAGGGCGCGGATCTCGTCCAGGCTTCTGAAGCTCTGCCAGAATATCACGAATGGTCGGGAGACCGAATCCGTCGCGCAGAAAATCCTCCGCCCGTAAATTCTGCAATGCTGTATCATTCCCCATCACCGACCGCAGATCGCGCCCACA
Protein-coding regions in this window:
- a CDS encoding chemotaxis protein CheA, with protein sequence MSDPMAEIRASFFVECEELLESLQDALIEMDEGAYDNETINVVFRAVHSIKGGAGAFGLDALVAFAHRYETVMDEVRSGKLQLSPEAVKQFFQCADFLSDHVRAAQAGDPPPEGAEQALCELEALMGMAPGGATEESEEVSADDFQPMGLSFDLDLGTTDDVSETRIEIKFAPKAELFASGNEPLHLFRALHELCPEIEVSLDLDAVPALDDLSPEIPHLSWHAVLTGDVNEMDVREIFDFVEDVSELEIHQDSDAENSFLPFANDGAEASFDAVMNSDFMDAPHPIAAPATQVAQAPMPSAAGADIPAPKETEGGAANTGGAAKHGSDPSPTVRVDLDRIDRLVNLVGELVINQAMLAQSVAEAGLPPNSAVMTGLEAFMMLTRDIQDSVMMIRAQPVKPLFQRMGRIVRESSAAIGKDVRLKVEGETTEVDKTVIERLADPLTHMIRNSVDHGLETPDKRRALGKPEEGVITLSAQHRSGRVVIEIEDDGAGINRPKVLAKAIEKGLVAPDAQLTDAEIDNLLFLPGFSTADQVSALSGRGVGMDVVRSSIQSLGGRITIQSEPGKGTIFSISLPLTLAVLDGMVVTVAGETLVVPLNAILETQTLTAEDLRKLGPTTNVIHVRGEFVPLYDLGAELGYRGAKSNYEGCIVLLTAQEDGRRNALIVDQIMEQRQVVIKGLQQAYGHIPGIAAATILGDGQIALILDPADLVQNATGHTRSDFALAG
- a CDS encoding chemotaxis protein CheW, which gives rise to MTDVASTQTSSEIELLSFRLADEEYSVDIMSVREIRGWTRATPLPHAPPHVRGVINLRGTVLPVVDLSIRLGMDPVEGDARNVIIVVQFGNQTAGLLVHAVSDILSIPREELQPPPDLAADLSHSFISALTIVEGRMIRVLDLATVLPEDTAEAA
- a CDS encoding STAS domain-containing protein yields the protein MTVLPLDPKLDLTKVAALTDTIRSHKGSDLVIDATEVTHLGALGLQVLVSAAKSWRDSGHSLTISPRSEAFDEALGLYGVSLDDLQSTEAA
- a CDS encoding ROK family protein, with protein sequence MTMTSRYTLLADIGGTNTRVALAQGAQLVPASIARFPNKGRATLEEIIREYMVAERISDLVGVCVAVAGPVSVDGTHARMTNLDWTIRAEALAEVTGAAHVSLLNDLQAQGHALAGLSPEVLREVQAGEPAPALSPKLVVGVGTGFNAAPVHHAPGGLMVVPASECGHITMPVRSEIHTEVKRYFERKHRFASVEHACAGRGLERIYAFVTGREDATVTGEEILSLMHGKDEDALKAAQIFVTLLGGALGDLALTHLPFGGIYLIGGAARAVEPWLEQMNFRQAFMDKGSFSDYMTKFPIHVVEDDFAALAGCANYIATHKLGLS
- a CDS encoding protein-glutamate O-methyltransferase, encoding MNALTPNISQMSPSDRELSEIAAILMTHAGIVLAPGKGSMVQSRLQKRLRALGLSSYRAYIDLVNSVDGLPERQEMISALTTNVTNFFRENHHFETLQKEALPKLIAARGKRLRIWSAGCSNGQEAYSILMTAAETVREFDQSDIKLLATDIDPVMIRRGTQGVYSSSILEAVPALLQKKYFQAAGADQQVVDRLRKRATFRELNIHSDWPMKGQFDIIFCRNMMIYFSPEAQNLLWKRFEKILAPGGWLFVGHSERVPLDTGSKLVPAGITTYRLPAEGQ
- a CDS encoding response regulator — translated: MSLTVLAVDDSRTIRDMLKLALKDAGMELHVAEDGVHGLEVLEGIEPDAIISDINMPRLDGFGFIEAVRGQEKHRATPILVLTTESAPELKARARAAGASGWIVKPFDPPKLVKALQMVAG
- a CDS encoding response regulator, giving the protein MALRDQLKVLVVDDMSTSRGLILQALDAMGIRQVGYAVDGQGAMGILEKTPVHLVISDYNMPGMDGLQLLHAMRKNPKTQRSGFILITGRADKEIIENGKKLGMNNFIKKPFQPQDLRNCIEAVVGRL